A window of Malania oleifera isolate guangnan ecotype guangnan chromosome 5, ASM2987363v1, whole genome shotgun sequence contains these coding sequences:
- the LOC131155740 gene encoding uncharacterized protein LOC131155740 isoform X1, producing MLGRKLISFLRSSPMASSSSTKPVEEGRIKSLSRKAVSFVLITVTGGVALSALDDLAIYHGCSSKALEKASKNQAILDAIGEPIVKGPWYNASLAVAHKRHSVSCSFPVSGPQGTGIFQLKAVRNGDDSWISFLRSRDWEILIMDALLHVPSNDEKQQTLRISLSDLPRPACTACTECRPQRVEDPKDEVKKQN from the exons ATGTTGGGGAGAAAGCTAATCTCATTCCTGAGGAGCTCTCCGATGGCTTCCAG TAGTTCTACAAAGCCTGTGGAGGAAGGAAGGATCAAATCTTTAAGTCGGAAGGCAGTATCTTTCGTCCTGATCACAGTTACAGGTGGTGTAGCATTGAGCGCTCTTGATGACCTTGCCATTTATCATGGCTGTAGCAG CAAGGCCTTGGAAAAGGCAAGTAAGAACCAGGCAATTTTAGATGCTATTGGAGAACCTATTGTGAAAGGTCCATGGTATAATGCATCCCTTGCAGTAGCTCACAAGAGGCATTCTGTTTCTTGCTCATTTCCTGTGTCTGGACCACAAGGCACTGGAATCTTCCAGTTGAAGGCAGTTCGCAATGGAG ATGATAGTTGGATTTCATTTTTGAGGTCTCGTGATTGGGAAATCTTAATTATGGATGCTCTCCTGCATGTTCCTTCTAATGATGAGAAGCAGCAAACACTTCGGATTAGTCTCTCAGACCTTCCCCGCCCAGCTTGTACAGCATGCACCGAGTGCAGGCCTCAAAGAGTCGAGGACCCTAAGGATGAAGTGAAAAAACAAAACTAG
- the LOC131155740 gene encoding uncharacterized protein LOC131155740 isoform X2 — protein sequence MLGRKLISFLRSSPMASSSTKPVEEGRIKSLSRKAVSFVLITVTGGVALSALDDLAIYHGCSSKALEKASKNQAILDAIGEPIVKGPWYNASLAVAHKRHSVSCSFPVSGPQGTGIFQLKAVRNGDDSWISFLRSRDWEILIMDALLHVPSNDEKQQTLRISLSDLPRPACTACTECRPQRVEDPKDEVKKQN from the exons ATGTTGGGGAGAAAGCTAATCTCATTCCTGAGGAGCTCTCCGATGGCTTCCAG TTCTACAAAGCCTGTGGAGGAAGGAAGGATCAAATCTTTAAGTCGGAAGGCAGTATCTTTCGTCCTGATCACAGTTACAGGTGGTGTAGCATTGAGCGCTCTTGATGACCTTGCCATTTATCATGGCTGTAGCAG CAAGGCCTTGGAAAAGGCAAGTAAGAACCAGGCAATTTTAGATGCTATTGGAGAACCTATTGTGAAAGGTCCATGGTATAATGCATCCCTTGCAGTAGCTCACAAGAGGCATTCTGTTTCTTGCTCATTTCCTGTGTCTGGACCACAAGGCACTGGAATCTTCCAGTTGAAGGCAGTTCGCAATGGAG ATGATAGTTGGATTTCATTTTTGAGGTCTCGTGATTGGGAAATCTTAATTATGGATGCTCTCCTGCATGTTCCTTCTAATGATGAGAAGCAGCAAACACTTCGGATTAGTCTCTCAGACCTTCCCCGCCCAGCTTGTACAGCATGCACCGAGTGCAGGCCTCAAAGAGTCGAGGACCCTAAGGATGAAGTGAAAAAACAAAACTAG
- the LOC131155211 gene encoding auxin-responsive protein IAA11-like, with translation MEGVLGAAGGGRASSGGSSGGSVSTVSKEEMVEQDNPVMSTEVSSYPDAEDDSELDLGLGLSLGGGGGGGRWAQQPKIFIVKDFRQSPSSSSSSSSLNRANLSVGTKRPADSVATANGISQVVGWPPIRSYRMNSLCNQAKSSGPEELSPVICKGKCDNAMVEKTFNGSEKSNGKAKENRHLRTSLFVKVKMDGIPIGRKVDLSSHSCYETLAQTLEHMFHPPSTTINAMGSSGEEDGVILEASRPPKLLDGSYEFVLTYEDKDGDWMLVGDVPWGMFVSSVKKLRIMRTSEANGLAPRFQERNERQRSRFA, from the exons ATGGAGGGTGTTTTGGGTGCTGCAGGCGGCGGCCGCGCGTCGTCGGGAGGGTCTTCGGGTGGGTCGGTGTCGACGGTGTCGAAGGAGGAGATGGTGGAGCAGGACAACCCTGTGATGTCCACTGAAGTTTCTTCGTACCCGGATGCGGAGGATGACTCCGAGCTTGACTTGGGTCTGGGCTTGAGCCTTGGGGGAGGTGGTGGTGGTGGCAGGTGGGCTCAACAACCGAAAATCTTTATAGTGAAGGATTTCCGTCAGTCGCcgtcttcttcatcttcttcttcgtcATTGAACAGAGCTAATCTTTCTGTTGGCACCAAAAGACCTGCTGATTCTGTTGCTACTGCTAATGGCATAAG TCAAGTTGTGGGATGGCCTCCTATAAGATCATATAGAATGAACAGCTTGTGTAACCAAGCAAAATCATCAGGTCCTGAAGAACTGAGCCCAGTCATTTGTAAGGGTAAATGCGATAATGCAATGGTGGAGAAGACGTTCAATGGAAGTGAAAAAAGCAATGGCAAAGCTAAAGAGAATAGGCATCTCAGAACTTCCCTGTTTGTGAAGGTGAAGATGGATGGAATCCCTATTGGAAGGAAGGTCGATCTGAGTTCTCATTCATGCTATGAGACCTTAGCGCAAACACTGGAACACATGTTCCATCCACCTTCTACGACCATCAATGCAATGG GATCAAGTGGAGAGGAGGATGGCGTAATATTAGAAGCATCAAGGCCTCCAAAACTGCTGGATGGATCATATGAATTTGTGCTGACTTATGAAGACAAAGATGGAGACTGGATGCTTGTTGGAGATGTTCCATGGGG GATGTTTGTTAGCTCCGTGAAGAAGCTTAGAATCATGAGAACATCTGAGGCTAATGGACTTG CTCCAAGGTTCCAAGAAAGGAATGAAAGACAGCGAAGCAGGTTTGCGTAA